One window from the genome of Epinephelus moara isolate mb chromosome 21, YSFRI_EMoa_1.0, whole genome shotgun sequence encodes:
- the LOC126382843 gene encoding tripartite motif-containing protein 16-like, with translation MAQAIQLDQGRFCCSVCLDLLNDPVTIPCGHSYCMSCIKNHLDQEDHQRMYSCPQCRQIFKSRPAVVKNNILAFVLEELKKTTVQAAPADHCYAGPEDVACDVCTGRKLKAFKSCLQCLASYCEKHLQPHYDVAPLRKHKLVEASAKLQENICSRHQEVMKLFCRTDQRCICYLCSKDDHKGHNKVSAAAERTERQRELWMTRHKIQQRIQDKEKTVDLFHHEENAVKNSADNALKNTEKTFTELIHIMERRVSDVREKIQSRQKTEMGRFKKVREKLEQEITELKRKDAELEKLSQTEDHTHFLLSYPSLACLSESKDPPKLKVRRLRYFEKVTVALSEAKYKLQEVLGEEYAKISRTVNEVDVLPSNQQAEPTTRSDFLQYTRQVTLDPNTANAHLSLSKGNRKVIFMQKEQEYSSHPERFEGCWQVLSKESLTGRCYWEVERSGRGLFIAAAYKDISRAGHLSDCLFGSNDKSWALDCCQNSCQFKHNNKKTRIQQEGTSRIGVYLDHSAGILSFYSVSETMTLLHRVQTKFTQPLYAGLWLSDEAAVEMC, from the coding sequence ATGGCACAAGCGATTCAACTTGATCAAGGAAGATTTTGCTGCTCAGTCTGTCTGGATCTACTGAATGATCCAGTGACTATTCCCTGTGGACACAGCTACTGCATGAGCTGCATTAAGAACCACTTAGATCAAGAGGATCATCAGAGGATGTACAGCTGCCCTCAGTGCAGGCAGATCTTCAAGTCAAGGCCTGCTGTGGTGAAAAACAACATATTGGCATTTGTGTTGGAGGAGCTGAAGAAGACTACAGTCCAAGCTGCTCCTGCCGATCACTGCTATGCTGGACCTGAAGATGTGGCCTGTGATGTCTGCACTGGGAGGAAACTGAAAGCCTTCAAATCCTGTCTTCAGTGTCTGGCTTCGTATTGCGAGAAACACCTCCAGCCTCACTATGATGTAGCTCCCTTAAGGAAACACAAGCTGGTGGAAGCAAGTGCAAAGCTCCAGGAGAACATCTGCTCTCGTCATCAAGAGGTGATGAAGTTGTTCTGCCGTACTGATCAGCGTTGCATCTGTTACCTCTGTTCGAAGGATGACCATAAAGGCCATAACAAAgtctcagctgcagcagagaggactgagaggcagagagaactTTGGATGACTCGTCATAAAATCCAGCAGAGGATTCAGGACAAAGAGAAAACTGTGGATTTGTTCCATCATGAggaaaatgctgtaaaaaactCTGCTGATAATGCgctgaaaaacactgagaaGACCTTCACAGAACTGATCCATATCATGGAGAGAAGAGTCTCAGATGTAAGGGAAAAGATTCAATCTCGGCAGAAAACTGAAATGGGTCGTTTCAAAAAGGTTCGGGAAAAGCTGGAGCAGGAGATCACTGAGCTGAAGAGGAAAGATGCTGAGCTGGAGAAGCTCTCACAAACAGAGGATCACACTCATTTTCTATTAAGTTACCCCTCTTTGGCATGTCTCAGTGAATCTAAAGACCCACCCAAACTCAAAGTGCGCCGACTGCGGTACTTTGAGAAGGTTACAGTGGCTCTGTCAGAGGCCAAATATAAACTGCAGGAGGTTCTTGGTGAAGAATACGCAAAGATCTCAAGGACAGTAAATGAAGTGGATGTTTTACCATCAAATCAACAGGCAGAGCCCACGACCAGATCTGACTTCTTACAGTACACACGCCAAGTAACTCTGGATCCAAACACTGCAAACGCACATCTGTCACTATCCAAGGGGAACAGAAAGGTAATTTTCATGCAGAAAGAACAGGAATATTCTTCTCATCCAGAAAGGTTTGAAGGGTGCTGGCAGGTCCTGAGTAAAGAGAGTCTGACTGGGCGTTGCTACTGGGAGGTGGAGCGGAGTGGGAGAGGACTTTTTATAGCAGCTGCATACAAGGATATCAGCAGAGCAGGACACCTCAGTGATTGCCTGTTTGGATCTAATGACAAGTCTTGGGCATTAGATTGCTGCCAAAATAGCTGTCAATTCAagcataacaacaaaaaaactcgCATTCAACAGGAGGGGACCTCCAGAATAGGAGTGTACCTGGATCACAGTGCAGGTATTCTGTCCTTCTACAGCGTCTCTGAAACCATGACTCTCCTCCACAGAGTCCAGACCAAGTTCACACAGCCTCTTTATGCTGGACTGTGGCTTTCAGATGAGGCTGCTGTTGAGATGTGTTAG